Proteins encoded together in one Bradyrhizobium sp. PSBB068 window:
- a CDS encoding porin family protein, whose protein sequence is MKKILLALTAVAAMTGSASAADLAARPYTKAPAPIAVAPSWTGFYIFGGGGGGLWDADTGVQSTVTGAPILGFNQRQGGDGWFGTVGAGYDWQTANSWVIGVFADGQFGSLKGTIQDQGPFVAGNIKNDYSWAAGARLGYLIAPNVLSYVNAGYSSSHWKGTTLFNTASALPSGLHTNGFDRSGWFVGGGVENNLNIFGITAPGWFMKTEYRAAYYDKKNISELADVTNISNGRDITFKPFVQTISTSLVYRFNWTGPVVAKY, encoded by the coding sequence ATGAAGAAGATTTTGCTCGCTCTGACCGCGGTTGCTGCGATGACGGGTTCCGCGTCGGCTGCCGATCTGGCCGCCCGCCCCTACACCAAGGCTCCGGCCCCGATCGCGGTGGCGCCGAGCTGGACCGGCTTCTACATCTTCGGCGGCGGCGGCGGTGGCCTCTGGGACGCTGACACCGGCGTCCAGTCGACCGTCACGGGCGCGCCGATCCTCGGCTTCAACCAGCGCCAGGGCGGCGACGGCTGGTTCGGCACCGTCGGTGCCGGTTACGACTGGCAGACCGCCAACAGCTGGGTCATCGGCGTGTTCGCCGACGGTCAGTTCGGCAGCCTGAAGGGCACCATCCAGGATCAGGGTCCGTTCGTCGCGGGCAACATCAAGAACGACTACAGCTGGGCCGCCGGTGCGCGCCTCGGTTATCTGATCGCTCCGAACGTTCTGTCCTACGTCAATGCCGGCTACTCCAGCTCGCACTGGAAGGGCACCACGCTGTTCAACACCGCGAGCGCTCTCCCGTCGGGCCTGCACACCAACGGCTTCGACCGCAGCGGCTGGTTCGTCGGCGGCGGCGTCGAGAACAACCTGAACATCTTCGGCATCACCGCGCCGGGCTGGTTCATGAAGACCGAGTATCGTGCCGCTTACTACGACAAGAAGAACATCTCGGAACTCGCCGACGTCACCAACATCTCGAACGGCCGAGACATCACCTTCAAGCCGTTCGTTCAGACCATCAGCACCTCGCTGGTCTACCGTTTCAACTGGACCGGTCCGGTTGTTGCGAAGTACTGA
- the parE gene encoding DNA topoisomerase IV subunit B — translation MAKSLKSNAKSKSADDLFGAPEPKGRAVAKAAAKPVKDAEAGYTAASIEVLEGLEPVRKRPGMYIGGTDEKALHHLFAEVIDNAMDEALAGHATFIEVELTADGFLSVNDNGRGIPIDPHPKFPKKSALEVIMCTLHSGGKFNSDVYETSGGLHGVGVSVVNALSSRLEVEVARSGQLHRMTFERGHPKGKLEDLGKVSNRRGTRVRFKPDTEIFGAKAAFKPQRLFKMTRSKAYLFGGVEIRWHCDQELLKGVEDVPAEAKFHFPGGLKDYLAAAIHADTLVHQDIFSGKSGRSGAHGACEWAVAWTADADGFLSSYTNTVPTPDGGTHESGLRSALLRGLKDHAERAGQGKRAASITSEDVMVGAAVMLSVFVREPEFQGQTKDRLATAEAQRIVEQAMKDPFDHWLSGNPNQANRLLDFVIDRAEERLRRRQEKETARKTAGKKLRLPGKLADCSDAGTEGSELFIVEGDSAGGSAKQARDRKTQAVLPLRGKILNVASAGKDKLTANAQLSDLVQAIGCGTLAHYREEDLRYQRIIIMTDADVDGAHIASLLITFFYRQMPRLIDEGHLYLAVPPLYKLKHGTKSVYARDDAHKEELLKNEFNANAKVEVNRFKGLGEMMPAQLKETTMDPAKRTLLRVVLLADDREGTADSVERLMGTKAEARFAFISDKAEFASDDLLDV, via the coding sequence ATGGCCAAATCATTGAAGTCGAACGCCAAAAGCAAATCTGCTGACGACCTGTTCGGAGCCCCGGAACCGAAGGGCCGCGCCGTCGCGAAGGCTGCAGCCAAGCCCGTGAAGGACGCCGAAGCCGGCTATACGGCGGCGAGCATCGAGGTCCTGGAGGGCCTGGAACCGGTGCGCAAGCGCCCCGGCATGTATATCGGCGGCACCGACGAGAAGGCGCTCCATCACCTGTTCGCCGAGGTGATCGACAACGCCATGGACGAGGCCCTGGCGGGCCACGCCACCTTCATCGAGGTCGAACTGACGGCCGACGGCTTCCTGTCGGTGAACGACAACGGCCGCGGCATTCCGATCGACCCGCATCCGAAATTCCCGAAGAAGTCGGCGCTCGAAGTCATCATGTGCACGCTGCACTCGGGCGGCAAATTCAATTCCGATGTCTACGAGACCTCGGGCGGCCTGCACGGCGTCGGCGTCTCCGTGGTCAACGCCCTCTCCTCCCGGCTCGAGGTCGAAGTCGCGCGCAGCGGACAGTTGCATCGCATGACCTTCGAGCGCGGCCATCCCAAGGGCAAGCTCGAGGACCTCGGCAAGGTCAGCAATCGCCGCGGCACCCGGGTCCGCTTCAAGCCTGACACCGAAATCTTCGGCGCCAAGGCCGCCTTCAAGCCGCAGCGCCTGTTCAAGATGACGCGCTCGAAGGCGTATCTGTTCGGCGGCGTCGAGATTCGCTGGCACTGCGATCAGGAACTCCTGAAGGGCGTCGAAGACGTCCCGGCCGAAGCCAAATTCCACTTCCCCGGCGGCCTGAAGGATTACCTCGCCGCGGCGATCCACGCCGACACGCTGGTGCATCAGGACATCTTCTCCGGCAAATCCGGCCGCAGCGGCGCGCATGGCGCCTGCGAATGGGCGGTCGCCTGGACCGCCGATGCCGACGGGTTCCTGTCGTCCTACACCAACACCGTGCCGACACCCGACGGCGGCACGCATGAATCCGGCCTGCGCAGCGCGCTGCTGCGCGGCCTGAAGGATCACGCCGAGCGCGCCGGCCAAGGCAAGCGCGCAGCCTCCATCACCTCGGAAGACGTGATGGTGGGCGCAGCCGTCATGCTCTCGGTGTTCGTGCGCGAACCTGAATTCCAGGGCCAGACGAAAGACCGCCTCGCCACCGCCGAAGCGCAGCGCATCGTCGAACAGGCGATGAAGGATCCGTTCGATCACTGGCTGTCGGGCAATCCGAACCAGGCCAACCGGCTGCTCGATTTCGTGATCGACCGCGCCGAGGAGCGGCTGCGCCGCCGCCAGGAAAAGGAAACCGCGCGCAAGACCGCCGGCAAGAAGCTGCGTCTGCCCGGCAAGCTCGCCGATTGCTCCGACGCCGGCACCGAGGGCTCCGAACTGTTCATCGTGGAAGGCGACTCGGCCGGCGGCAGCGCCAAGCAGGCGCGCGACCGCAAGACCCAGGCCGTGCTGCCGCTGCGCGGCAAGATTCTCAACGTCGCCTCCGCCGGCAAGGACAAGCTGACCGCCAACGCGCAGCTCTCCGATCTCGTGCAGGCGATCGGCTGCGGCACGCTCGCGCACTACCGTGAAGAGGACCTGCGCTATCAGCGCATCATCATCATGACCGACGCCGACGTCGACGGCGCGCACATCGCATCGCTCCTTATCACCTTCTTCTACCGGCAGATGCCGCGGCTGATCGACGAGGGCCATCTCTATCTGGCGGTGCCGCCGCTCTACAAACTCAAGCACGGCACCAAGTCGGTCTACGCGCGCGACGACGCGCACAAGGAAGAGTTGCTGAAGAACGAGTTCAACGCCAACGCCAAGGTCGAGGTGAATCGCTTCAAAGGCCTCGGCGAAATGATGCCGGCGCAGCTCAAGGAAACCACGATGGATCCGGCCAAGCGCACGCTGCTGCGCGTGGTGCTGCTCGCCGACGATCGCGAGGGCACCGCCGACTCGGTCGAGCGGCTGATGGGAACCAAGGCGGAAGCGCGCTTTGCCTTCATCTCCGACAAGGCCGAATTCGCCAGCGACGATTTGCTCGACGTTTAG